From Solea solea chromosome 20, fSolSol10.1, whole genome shotgun sequence, one genomic window encodes:
- the LOC131447925 gene encoding germ cell nuclear acidic protein-like isoform X3, with translation MLRQCAVLLLLALFAVALAAPVPDENQPDNSPPDTSGDDTDQPGNPPSDTSGDDSDQPGNPPPDTTGPDNSVQDSDDNSEPQEKPDEDSSASQDASSGAEGDEVEEDTSSTNEEEEEDSNSEGEAAGEPIAGEEAPSSEEDDQGQVDVEVPSESAGEEESVEEAPSSEEDDQGQVDDEVTPQGAGDEESVEDTQSSEEDNQEMEEEEVTAQGAGDEESVEDTQSSEEDDQEVEEEEATPQGAGVEESVEDAQSNEGGTHEEEVEEPSSKSEEEAEPQTEESDNDSSQSNSQEEEEEPQFEEITDDP, from the exons ATGCTGCGACA gtgTGCTGTGTTGCTCCTCCTCGCTCTCTTTGCTGTTGCCTTGGCAGCTCCAGTCCCAG ATGAAAACCAACCAGATAATTCACCTCCAGACACATCTGGAG ATGACACAGACCAACCAGGGAACCCACCATCAGACACCTCTGGAG ATGACTCAGACCAACCAGGGAACCCACCACCAGACACCACTGGACCAGACAACTCAGTGCAAGACA GTGATGACAACTCTGAACCTCAAGAGAAACCTGACGAGGACTCTAGTGCCAGCCAGGATGCAAGCAGTGGGGCTGAGGGTGATGAGGTCGAGGAAGACACAAGTTCAActaacgaggaggaggaggaggacagcaaCAGTGAGGGAGAGGCTGCTGGTGAACCAATCGCAGGTGAGGAAGCTCCGAGTAGCGAGGAAGACGACCAGGGACAGGTAGATGTGGAAGTGCCCTCTGAGTCTGCAGGCGAGGAGGAATCGGTAGAGGAAGCTCCGAGTAGCGAGGAAGACGACCAGGGACAGGTTGATGACGAAGTGACCCCCCAGGGTGCAGGCGATGAAGAATCGGTAGAGGACACTCAGAGTAGCGAGGAAGACAACCAGGaaatggaagaggaggaagtgacCGCCCAGGGTGCAGGCGATGAAGAATCGGTAGAGGACACTCAGAGTAGCGAGGAAGACGACCAGGaagtggaagaggaggaagcgACCCCCCAGGGTGCAGGCGTTGAAGAATCGGTAGAGGACGCTCAGAGTAATGAGGGAGGCACCCAtgaagaggaagtggaggagccGAGCTCCAAGtctgaggaggaggcagagcctCAGACTGAGGAAAGTGATAACGACAGCAGTCAGTCTAATTCTCAAG aagaggaggaggagccacagTTTGAAGAGATCACAGATGATCCATAA
- the LOC131447925 gene encoding germ cell nuclear acidic protein-like isoform X1 has protein sequence MLRQCAVLLLLALFAVALAAPVPDENQPDNSPPDTSGDDTDQPGNPPSDTSGDDTDQPGNPPSDTSGDDSDQPGNPPPDTTGPDNSVQDSDDNSEPQEKPDEDSSASQDASSGAEGDEVEEDTSSTNEEEEEDSNSEGEAAGEPIAGEEAPSSEEDDQGQVDVEVPSESAGEEESVEEAPSSEEDDQGQVDDEVTPQGAGDEESVEDTQSSEEDNQEMEEEEVTAQGAGDEESVEDTQSSEEDDQEVEEEEATPQGAGVEESVEDAQSNEGGTHEEEVEEPSSKSEEEAEPQTEESDNDSSQSNSQEEEEEPQFEEITDDP, from the exons ATGCTGCGACA gtgTGCTGTGTTGCTCCTCCTCGCTCTCTTTGCTGTTGCCTTGGCAGCTCCAGTCCCAG ATGAAAACCAACCAGATAATTCACCTCCAGACACATCTGGAG ATGACACAGACCAACCAGGGAACCCACCATCAGACACCTCTGGAG ATGACACAGACCAACCAGGGAACCCACCATCAGACACCTCTGGAG ATGACTCAGACCAACCAGGGAACCCACCACCAGACACCACTGGACCAGACAACTCAGTGCAAGACA GTGATGACAACTCTGAACCTCAAGAGAAACCTGACGAGGACTCTAGTGCCAGCCAGGATGCAAGCAGTGGGGCTGAGGGTGATGAGGTCGAGGAAGACACAAGTTCAActaacgaggaggaggaggaggacagcaaCAGTGAGGGAGAGGCTGCTGGTGAACCAATCGCAGGTGAGGAAGCTCCGAGTAGCGAGGAAGACGACCAGGGACAGGTAGATGTGGAAGTGCCCTCTGAGTCTGCAGGCGAGGAGGAATCGGTAGAGGAAGCTCCGAGTAGCGAGGAAGACGACCAGGGACAGGTTGATGACGAAGTGACCCCCCAGGGTGCAGGCGATGAAGAATCGGTAGAGGACACTCAGAGTAGCGAGGAAGACAACCAGGaaatggaagaggaggaagtgacCGCCCAGGGTGCAGGCGATGAAGAATCGGTAGAGGACACTCAGAGTAGCGAGGAAGACGACCAGGaagtggaagaggaggaagcgACCCCCCAGGGTGCAGGCGTTGAAGAATCGGTAGAGGACGCTCAGAGTAATGAGGGAGGCACCCAtgaagaggaagtggaggagccGAGCTCCAAGtctgaggaggaggcagagcctCAGACTGAGGAAAGTGATAACGACAGCAGTCAGTCTAATTCTCAAG aagaggaggaggagccacagTTTGAAGAGATCACAGATGATCCATAA
- the LOC131447925 gene encoding germ cell nuclear acidic protein-like isoform X2, with amino-acid sequence MLRQCAVLLLLALFAVALAAPVPDDTDQPGNPPSDTSGDDTDQPGNPPSDTSGDDSDQPGNPPPDTTGPDNSVQDSDDNSEPQEKPDEDSSASQDASSGAEGDEVEEDTSSTNEEEEEDSNSEGEAAGEPIAGEEAPSSEEDDQGQVDVEVPSESAGEEESVEEAPSSEEDDQGQVDDEVTPQGAGDEESVEDTQSSEEDNQEMEEEEVTAQGAGDEESVEDTQSSEEDDQEVEEEEATPQGAGVEESVEDAQSNEGGTHEEEVEEPSSKSEEEAEPQTEESDNDSSQSNSQEEEEEPQFEEITDDP; translated from the exons ATGCTGCGACA gtgTGCTGTGTTGCTCCTCCTCGCTCTCTTTGCTGTTGCCTTGGCAGCTCCAGTCCCAG ATGACACAGACCAACCAGGGAACCCACCATCAGACACCTCTGGAG ATGACACAGACCAACCAGGGAACCCACCATCAGACACCTCTGGAG ATGACTCAGACCAACCAGGGAACCCACCACCAGACACCACTGGACCAGACAACTCAGTGCAAGACA GTGATGACAACTCTGAACCTCAAGAGAAACCTGACGAGGACTCTAGTGCCAGCCAGGATGCAAGCAGTGGGGCTGAGGGTGATGAGGTCGAGGAAGACACAAGTTCAActaacgaggaggaggaggaggacagcaaCAGTGAGGGAGAGGCTGCTGGTGAACCAATCGCAGGTGAGGAAGCTCCGAGTAGCGAGGAAGACGACCAGGGACAGGTAGATGTGGAAGTGCCCTCTGAGTCTGCAGGCGAGGAGGAATCGGTAGAGGAAGCTCCGAGTAGCGAGGAAGACGACCAGGGACAGGTTGATGACGAAGTGACCCCCCAGGGTGCAGGCGATGAAGAATCGGTAGAGGACACTCAGAGTAGCGAGGAAGACAACCAGGaaatggaagaggaggaagtgacCGCCCAGGGTGCAGGCGATGAAGAATCGGTAGAGGACACTCAGAGTAGCGAGGAAGACGACCAGGaagtggaagaggaggaagcgACCCCCCAGGGTGCAGGCGTTGAAGAATCGGTAGAGGACGCTCAGAGTAATGAGGGAGGCACCCAtgaagaggaagtggaggagccGAGCTCCAAGtctgaggaggaggcagagcctCAGACTGAGGAAAGTGATAACGACAGCAGTCAGTCTAATTCTCAAG aagaggaggaggagccacagTTTGAAGAGATCACAGATGATCCATAA
- the si:ch211-80h18.1 gene encoding collagen alpha-3(IV) chain isoform X2: MLPPNLFIVLLVVFLATSASTAPVEEKEQEEVEAPEQGEGELSEEEDDDDSKSQDKFEGFVGMPPQVSVASASGGSVSSIQSTGSDGAAGSSAGSAVLTGSSGFAASPESQGSRESLGFPGPPGFPGSAGSPGFPGSAGSPSFLGFPGSAGSPGFPGSAGSPGSAGSPGSAGFPGSPGSAGSPSFLGSASAAEHPGDSGIQTQAAGNGQKLLNGGGGGGAGSQTGVSGSFEAGFSHLDYTGTTELSSHDFLLGLMGGRDPLSPDVHVNIPGHMDPPYQLDSVISSGGSAASSVDLHSLDLPAGHIHQSGIGQTGLDHTSLGSGPGQSLSSSGSSHSGAPEVSPWHADAHREQTGNDRQTHLSDTNAATDLPLSLADLRTDLTGLGLGHDVTGVNFHTDLVTAVTDLTATATDTVSADPTGSPLDSSHSPVMDHTQAAGSVTEQYNTPGQGPEGAENVELEDTC; the protein is encoded by the exons ATGCTGCCACC AAACCTGTTTATAGTGTTGTTGGTCGTCTTTCTGGCAACATCTGCCTCTACGGCTCCTGTGGAGG AGAAGGAgcaagaggaggtggaggcccCAGAGCAGGGGGAGGGGGAACTGTCTGAGGAGGAGG atGATGATGACTCCAAGAGTCAGGATAAGTTTGAGG GGTTTGTTGGCATGCCGCCGCAGGTCTCAGTGGCGTCTGCGTCCGGAGGTTCAG TTTCCAGCATTCagtcaacaggaagtgatggaGCAGCAGGAAGTTCTGCAG GTTCTGCAGTTTTAACAGGATCCTCAGGTTTTGCTGCTTCTCCAGAATCTCAAGGTTCTCGAGAATCTCTGGGTTTTCCAGGTCCTCCAGGTTTTCCAGGATCTGCAGGTTCTCCAGGTTTTCCAGGATCTGCAGGTTCTCCAAGTTTTCTAGGTTTTCCAGGATCTGCAGGTTCTCCGGGTTTTCCAGGATCTGCAGGTTCTCCAGGATCTGCAGGTTCTCCAGGATCTGCAGGTTTTCCAGGTTCTCCGGGATCTGCAGGTTCTCCAAGTTTTCTAGGTTCTGCGTCGGCAGCAGAACATCCTGGTGACTCTGGAATTCAAACTCAGGCTGCAG GTAATGGACAGAAGCTTCtgaatggaggaggagggggcggggctggCAGTCAGACAG gtgtgtCGGGCTCATTTGAAGCTGGGTTTTCTCACCTGGATTATACAG GAACCACTGAACTGTCCAGTCACGACTTCCTGCTCGGCCTCATGG GTGGAAGAGATCCGTTGAGTCCAGATGTTCACGTCAACATTCCag gtcacatgGACCCGCCCTATCAGCTGGACTCAG TGATCAGTTCAGGTGGATCAGCAGCGTCGTCTGTGGATCTGCACAGTCTGGACTTACCTGCAG GTCACATCCATCAATCTGGCATCGGCCAAACGGGACTAGACCACACCTCTCTGGGATCAGGACCTGGCCAATCCCTGTCCAGCTCTGGCTCCTCCCACTCTGGAGCTCCGGAGG TGTCGCCATGGCACGCCGACGCTCACAGAGAACAGACAG gAAACGATCGACAGACTCACCTGTCGGACACAAACGCAG CGACCGACCTTCCGCTCTCCCTCGCTGACCTGCGGACTGACCTCACAG GTCTTGGTCTGGGACATGACGTCACAG gtgttaacTTCCACACAGACCTGGTTACCGCAGTGACAGACctgacagcaacagcaacagataCAG TTTCAGCAGATCCAACAGGAAGTCCACTGGACTCCA gtcATTCACCTGTGATGGATCACACACAGGCGGCTG GTTCAGTCACTGAACAGTACAACACACCTGGTCAGGGTCCTGAAG GTGCAGAAAATGTGGAACTGGAGGATACCTGCTGA
- the si:ch211-80h18.1 gene encoding collagen alpha-3(IV) chain isoform X1 — protein MLPPRNLFIVLLVVFLATSASTAPVEEKEQEEVEAPEQGEGELSEEEDDDDSKSQDKFEGFVGMPPQVSVASASGGSVSSIQSTGSDGAAGSSAGSAVLTGSSGFAASPESQGSRESLGFPGPPGFPGSAGSPGFPGSAGSPSFLGFPGSAGSPGFPGSAGSPGSAGSPGSAGFPGSPGSAGSPSFLGSASAAEHPGDSGIQTQAAGNGQKLLNGGGGGGAGSQTGVSGSFEAGFSHLDYTGTTELSSHDFLLGLMGGRDPLSPDVHVNIPGHMDPPYQLDSVISSGGSAASSVDLHSLDLPAGHIHQSGIGQTGLDHTSLGSGPGQSLSSSGSSHSGAPEVSPWHADAHREQTGNDRQTHLSDTNAATDLPLSLADLRTDLTGLGLGHDVTGVNFHTDLVTAVTDLTATATDTVSADPTGSPLDSSHSPVMDHTQAAGSVTEQYNTPGQGPEGAENVELEDTC, from the exons ATGCTGCCACC CAGAAACCTGTTTATAGTGTTGTTGGTCGTCTTTCTGGCAACATCTGCCTCTACGGCTCCTGTGGAGG AGAAGGAgcaagaggaggtggaggcccCAGAGCAGGGGGAGGGGGAACTGTCTGAGGAGGAGG atGATGATGACTCCAAGAGTCAGGATAAGTTTGAGG GGTTTGTTGGCATGCCGCCGCAGGTCTCAGTGGCGTCTGCGTCCGGAGGTTCAG TTTCCAGCATTCagtcaacaggaagtgatggaGCAGCAGGAAGTTCTGCAG GTTCTGCAGTTTTAACAGGATCCTCAGGTTTTGCTGCTTCTCCAGAATCTCAAGGTTCTCGAGAATCTCTGGGTTTTCCAGGTCCTCCAGGTTTTCCAGGATCTGCAGGTTCTCCAGGTTTTCCAGGATCTGCAGGTTCTCCAAGTTTTCTAGGTTTTCCAGGATCTGCAGGTTCTCCGGGTTTTCCAGGATCTGCAGGTTCTCCAGGATCTGCAGGTTCTCCAGGATCTGCAGGTTTTCCAGGTTCTCCGGGATCTGCAGGTTCTCCAAGTTTTCTAGGTTCTGCGTCGGCAGCAGAACATCCTGGTGACTCTGGAATTCAAACTCAGGCTGCAG GTAATGGACAGAAGCTTCtgaatggaggaggagggggcggggctggCAGTCAGACAG gtgtgtCGGGCTCATTTGAAGCTGGGTTTTCTCACCTGGATTATACAG GAACCACTGAACTGTCCAGTCACGACTTCCTGCTCGGCCTCATGG GTGGAAGAGATCCGTTGAGTCCAGATGTTCACGTCAACATTCCag gtcacatgGACCCGCCCTATCAGCTGGACTCAG TGATCAGTTCAGGTGGATCAGCAGCGTCGTCTGTGGATCTGCACAGTCTGGACTTACCTGCAG GTCACATCCATCAATCTGGCATCGGCCAAACGGGACTAGACCACACCTCTCTGGGATCAGGACCTGGCCAATCCCTGTCCAGCTCTGGCTCCTCCCACTCTGGAGCTCCGGAGG TGTCGCCATGGCACGCCGACGCTCACAGAGAACAGACAG gAAACGATCGACAGACTCACCTGTCGGACACAAACGCAG CGACCGACCTTCCGCTCTCCCTCGCTGACCTGCGGACTGACCTCACAG GTCTTGGTCTGGGACATGACGTCACAG gtgttaacTTCCACACAGACCTGGTTACCGCAGTGACAGACctgacagcaacagcaacagataCAG TTTCAGCAGATCCAACAGGAAGTCCACTGGACTCCA gtcATTCACCTGTGATGGATCACACACAGGCGGCTG GTTCAGTCACTGAACAGTACAACACACCTGGTCAGGGTCCTGAAG GTGCAGAAAATGTGGAACTGGAGGATACCTGCTGA
- the si:ch211-80h18.1 gene encoding collagen alpha-1(III) chain isoform X4, giving the protein MLPPRNLFIVLLVVFLATSASTAPVEEKEQEEVEAPEQGEGELSEEEDDDDSKSQDKFEGFVGMPPQVSVASASGGSVSSIQSTGSDGAAGSSAESQGSRESLGFPGPPGFPGSAGSPGFPGSAGSPSFLGFPGSAGSPGFPGSAGSPGSAGSPGSAGFPGSPGSAGSPSFLGSASAAEHPGDSGIQTQAAGNGQKLLNGGGGGGAGSQTGVSGSFEAGFSHLDYTGTTELSSHDFLLGLMGGRDPLSPDVHVNIPGHMDPPYQLDSVISSGGSAASSVDLHSLDLPAGHIHQSGIGQTGLDHTSLGSGPGQSLSSSGSSHSGAPEVSPWHADAHREQTGNDRQTHLSDTNAATDLPLSLADLRTDLTGLGLGHDVTGVNFHTDLVTAVTDLTATATDTVSADPTGSPLDSSHSPVMDHTQAAGSVTEQYNTPGQGPEGAENVELEDTC; this is encoded by the exons ATGCTGCCACC CAGAAACCTGTTTATAGTGTTGTTGGTCGTCTTTCTGGCAACATCTGCCTCTACGGCTCCTGTGGAGG AGAAGGAgcaagaggaggtggaggcccCAGAGCAGGGGGAGGGGGAACTGTCTGAGGAGGAGG atGATGATGACTCCAAGAGTCAGGATAAGTTTGAGG GGTTTGTTGGCATGCCGCCGCAGGTCTCAGTGGCGTCTGCGTCCGGAGGTTCAG TTTCCAGCATTCagtcaacaggaagtgatggaGCAGCAGGAAGTTCTGCAG AATCTCAAGGTTCTCGAGAATCTCTGGGTTTTCCAGGTCCTCCAGGTTTTCCAGGATCTGCAGGTTCTCCAGGTTTTCCAGGATCTGCAGGTTCTCCAAGTTTTCTAGGTTTTCCAGGATCTGCAGGTTCTCCGGGTTTTCCAGGATCTGCAGGTTCTCCAGGATCTGCAGGTTCTCCAGGATCTGCAGGTTTTCCAGGTTCTCCGGGATCTGCAGGTTCTCCAAGTTTTCTAGGTTCTGCGTCGGCAGCAGAACATCCTGGTGACTCTGGAATTCAAACTCAGGCTGCAG GTAATGGACAGAAGCTTCtgaatggaggaggagggggcggggctggCAGTCAGACAG gtgtgtCGGGCTCATTTGAAGCTGGGTTTTCTCACCTGGATTATACAG GAACCACTGAACTGTCCAGTCACGACTTCCTGCTCGGCCTCATGG GTGGAAGAGATCCGTTGAGTCCAGATGTTCACGTCAACATTCCag gtcacatgGACCCGCCCTATCAGCTGGACTCAG TGATCAGTTCAGGTGGATCAGCAGCGTCGTCTGTGGATCTGCACAGTCTGGACTTACCTGCAG GTCACATCCATCAATCTGGCATCGGCCAAACGGGACTAGACCACACCTCTCTGGGATCAGGACCTGGCCAATCCCTGTCCAGCTCTGGCTCCTCCCACTCTGGAGCTCCGGAGG TGTCGCCATGGCACGCCGACGCTCACAGAGAACAGACAG gAAACGATCGACAGACTCACCTGTCGGACACAAACGCAG CGACCGACCTTCCGCTCTCCCTCGCTGACCTGCGGACTGACCTCACAG GTCTTGGTCTGGGACATGACGTCACAG gtgttaacTTCCACACAGACCTGGTTACCGCAGTGACAGACctgacagcaacagcaacagataCAG TTTCAGCAGATCCAACAGGAAGTCCACTGGACTCCA gtcATTCACCTGTGATGGATCACACACAGGCGGCTG GTTCAGTCACTGAACAGTACAACACACCTGGTCAGGGTCCTGAAG GTGCAGAAAATGTGGAACTGGAGGATACCTGCTGA
- the si:ch211-80h18.1 gene encoding collagen alpha-3(IV) chain isoform X3, whose protein sequence is MLPPRNLFIVLLVVFLATSASTAPVEEKEQEEVEAPEQGEGELSEEEGFVGMPPQVSVASASGGSVSSIQSTGSDGAAGSSAGSAVLTGSSGFAASPESQGSRESLGFPGPPGFPGSAGSPGFPGSAGSPSFLGFPGSAGSPGFPGSAGSPGSAGSPGSAGFPGSPGSAGSPSFLGSASAAEHPGDSGIQTQAAGNGQKLLNGGGGGGAGSQTGVSGSFEAGFSHLDYTGTTELSSHDFLLGLMGGRDPLSPDVHVNIPGHMDPPYQLDSVISSGGSAASSVDLHSLDLPAGHIHQSGIGQTGLDHTSLGSGPGQSLSSSGSSHSGAPEVSPWHADAHREQTGNDRQTHLSDTNAATDLPLSLADLRTDLTGLGLGHDVTGVNFHTDLVTAVTDLTATATDTVSADPTGSPLDSSHSPVMDHTQAAGSVTEQYNTPGQGPEGAENVELEDTC, encoded by the exons ATGCTGCCACC CAGAAACCTGTTTATAGTGTTGTTGGTCGTCTTTCTGGCAACATCTGCCTCTACGGCTCCTGTGGAGG AGAAGGAgcaagaggaggtggaggcccCAGAGCAGGGGGAGGGGGAACTGTCTGAGGAGGAGG GGTTTGTTGGCATGCCGCCGCAGGTCTCAGTGGCGTCTGCGTCCGGAGGTTCAG TTTCCAGCATTCagtcaacaggaagtgatggaGCAGCAGGAAGTTCTGCAG GTTCTGCAGTTTTAACAGGATCCTCAGGTTTTGCTGCTTCTCCAGAATCTCAAGGTTCTCGAGAATCTCTGGGTTTTCCAGGTCCTCCAGGTTTTCCAGGATCTGCAGGTTCTCCAGGTTTTCCAGGATCTGCAGGTTCTCCAAGTTTTCTAGGTTTTCCAGGATCTGCAGGTTCTCCGGGTTTTCCAGGATCTGCAGGTTCTCCAGGATCTGCAGGTTCTCCAGGATCTGCAGGTTTTCCAGGTTCTCCGGGATCTGCAGGTTCTCCAAGTTTTCTAGGTTCTGCGTCGGCAGCAGAACATCCTGGTGACTCTGGAATTCAAACTCAGGCTGCAG GTAATGGACAGAAGCTTCtgaatggaggaggagggggcggggctggCAGTCAGACAG gtgtgtCGGGCTCATTTGAAGCTGGGTTTTCTCACCTGGATTATACAG GAACCACTGAACTGTCCAGTCACGACTTCCTGCTCGGCCTCATGG GTGGAAGAGATCCGTTGAGTCCAGATGTTCACGTCAACATTCCag gtcacatgGACCCGCCCTATCAGCTGGACTCAG TGATCAGTTCAGGTGGATCAGCAGCGTCGTCTGTGGATCTGCACAGTCTGGACTTACCTGCAG GTCACATCCATCAATCTGGCATCGGCCAAACGGGACTAGACCACACCTCTCTGGGATCAGGACCTGGCCAATCCCTGTCCAGCTCTGGCTCCTCCCACTCTGGAGCTCCGGAGG TGTCGCCATGGCACGCCGACGCTCACAGAGAACAGACAG gAAACGATCGACAGACTCACCTGTCGGACACAAACGCAG CGACCGACCTTCCGCTCTCCCTCGCTGACCTGCGGACTGACCTCACAG GTCTTGGTCTGGGACATGACGTCACAG gtgttaacTTCCACACAGACCTGGTTACCGCAGTGACAGACctgacagcaacagcaacagataCAG TTTCAGCAGATCCAACAGGAAGTCCACTGGACTCCA gtcATTCACCTGTGATGGATCACACACAGGCGGCTG GTTCAGTCACTGAACAGTACAACACACCTGGTCAGGGTCCTGAAG GTGCAGAAAATGTGGAACTGGAGGATACCTGCTGA